From the genome of Opisthocomus hoazin isolate bOpiHoa1 chromosome 8, bOpiHoa1.hap1, whole genome shotgun sequence, one region includes:
- the CBX6 gene encoding chromobox protein homolog 6 isoform X2, with translation MELSAVGERVFAAESIIKRRIRKGRIEYLVKWKGWAIKYSTWEPEENILDSRLIAAFEQKERERELYGPKKRGPKPKTFLLKPGSSTSSPKLHSSAAVHRLKKDIRRCHRMSRRPLPRPDPQNGGSVGGGAGIRPPVSPFSETVRIINRKVKPREPKRSRIILNLKVIDKGGKPANGAGGLARPKIPSRNRVIGKSKKFSESVLRTQIRHMKFGAFSLYNKPSAAPAPSLESKGEAEGSQAASCGLIMGSTTYDAPSSSSSGCPSPAPHSSSDPDDSPPKLLPETLSPAVPDWRESEVLDLSIPPESAATSKRSPPGGCSGGQTPSLSLSSSDPEQEAGDWRPEMSPCSNVVVTDVTSNLLTVTIKEFCNAEDFEKVAAGSGGGGGSK, from the exons GTACAGCACCTGGGAACCCGAGGAGAACATCCTGGACTCCCGCCTGATCGCCGCCTTCGAGCAGAA GGAACGGGAGCGTGAGCTGTATGGGCCCAAGAAGAGAGGACCTAAGCCTAAAACTTTTCTCCTGAAG CCTGGTTCCAGCACCTCCTCTCCCAAGCTCCACTCCAGCGCTGCGGTGCACCGGCTGAAGAAAGACATCCGACGATGCCACCGCATGTCCCGGCGCCCGCTGCCCCGTCCAGACCCCCAGAACGGTGGGAGCGTGGGTGGCGGGGCTGGCATCCGTCCTCCCGTCTCGCCCTTCTCAGAGACCGTCCGCATCATCAACCGTAAGGTGAAACCCCGTGAGCCCAAGCGCAGCCGCATCATCCTCAACCTCAAAGTCATTGACAAGGGTGGGAAGCCAGCCAACGGGGCCGGCGGCCTGGCTCGGCCCAAGATCCCGTCCCGAAACCGTGTCATCGGCAAGAGCAAAAAGTTCAGCGAGAGCGTCCTCCGCACCCAGATCCGTCACATGAAGTTCGGCGCCTTTTCGCTCTACAACAAGCCGTCCGCTGCGCCTGCCCCTTCTCTGGAGAGCAAAGGGGAGGCCGAAGGCTCCCAGGCAGCCTCCTGCGGGCTCATCATGGGGTCCACCACCTATGatgcccccagctccagctcctccggctgCCCGTCGCCTGCCCCCCACTCCTCCTCTGACCCAGATGATTCCCCTCCGAAGCTGCTCCCCGAGACCCTCAGCCCTGCCGTCCCCGACTGGCGTGAGTCGGAGGTGCTCGACCTCTCGATCCCACCGGAGTCGGCCGCCACCAGCAAGCGTTCTCCCCCGGGAGGGTGCAGCGGGGGGCAGACGCCCTCCTTGTCCCTTTCCTCTTCTGACCCGGAGCAGGAGGCTGGCGACTGGCGTCCCGAGATGTCCCCTTGCTCTAACGTGGTGGTCACAGATGTCACCAGCAACCTCCTCACTGTCACCATCAAGGAGTTCTGCAATGCGGAGGATTTTGAGAAGgtggcggcgggcagcgggggcggAGGAGGCAGCAAGTGA
- the CBX6 gene encoding chromobox protein homolog 6 isoform X1, whose product MELSAVGERVFAAESIIKRRIRKGRIEYLVKWKGWAIKYSTWEPEENILDSRLIAAFEQKERERELYGPKKRGPKPKTFLLKARAQAEALHIGDVHFSVKPGSSTSSPKLHSSAAVHRLKKDIRRCHRMSRRPLPRPDPQNGGSVGGGAGIRPPVSPFSETVRIINRKVKPREPKRSRIILNLKVIDKGGKPANGAGGLARPKIPSRNRVIGKSKKFSESVLRTQIRHMKFGAFSLYNKPSAAPAPSLESKGEAEGSQAASCGLIMGSTTYDAPSSSSSGCPSPAPHSSSDPDDSPPKLLPETLSPAVPDWRESEVLDLSIPPESAATSKRSPPGGCSGGQTPSLSLSSSDPEQEAGDWRPEMSPCSNVVVTDVTSNLLTVTIKEFCNAEDFEKVAAGSGGGGGSK is encoded by the exons GTACAGCACCTGGGAACCCGAGGAGAACATCCTGGACTCCCGCCTGATCGCCGCCTTCGAGCAGAA GGAACGGGAGCGTGAGCTGTATGGGCCCAAGAAGAGAGGACCTAAGCCTAAAACTTTTCTCCTGAAG GCTCGGGCCCAAGCGGAGGCCCTCCACATTGGGGATGTACACTTTTCTGTCAAGCCTGGTTCCAGCACCTCCTCTCCCAAGCTCCACTCCAGCGCTGCGGTGCACCGGCTGAAGAAAGACATCCGACGATGCCACCGCATGTCCCGGCGCCCGCTGCCCCGTCCAGACCCCCAGAACGGTGGGAGCGTGGGTGGCGGGGCTGGCATCCGTCCTCCCGTCTCGCCCTTCTCAGAGACCGTCCGCATCATCAACCGTAAGGTGAAACCCCGTGAGCCCAAGCGCAGCCGCATCATCCTCAACCTCAAAGTCATTGACAAGGGTGGGAAGCCAGCCAACGGGGCCGGCGGCCTGGCTCGGCCCAAGATCCCGTCCCGAAACCGTGTCATCGGCAAGAGCAAAAAGTTCAGCGAGAGCGTCCTCCGCACCCAGATCCGTCACATGAAGTTCGGCGCCTTTTCGCTCTACAACAAGCCGTCCGCTGCGCCTGCCCCTTCTCTGGAGAGCAAAGGGGAGGCCGAAGGCTCCCAGGCAGCCTCCTGCGGGCTCATCATGGGGTCCACCACCTATGatgcccccagctccagctcctccggctgCCCGTCGCCTGCCCCCCACTCCTCCTCTGACCCAGATGATTCCCCTCCGAAGCTGCTCCCCGAGACCCTCAGCCCTGCCGTCCCCGACTGGCGTGAGTCGGAGGTGCTCGACCTCTCGATCCCACCGGAGTCGGCCGCCACCAGCAAGCGTTCTCCCCCGGGAGGGTGCAGCGGGGGGCAGACGCCCTCCTTGTCCCTTTCCTCTTCTGACCCGGAGCAGGAGGCTGGCGACTGGCGTCCCGAGATGTCCCCTTGCTCTAACGTGGTGGTCACAGATGTCACCAGCAACCTCCTCACTGTCACCATCAAGGAGTTCTGCAATGCGGAGGATTTTGAGAAGgtggcggcgggcagcgggggcggAGGAGGCAGCAAGTGA
- the NPTXR gene encoding LOW QUALITY PROTEIN: neuronal pentraxin receptor (The sequence of the model RefSeq protein was modified relative to this genomic sequence to represent the inferred CDS: inserted 2 bases in 1 codon; deleted 1 base in 1 codon): MLAFLGAIICIIASVHPAGTAAPPPPPAADNDSAAAALLPAAGTGPGALHGPAEALASAGPRLPGGAPPLFSRFVCTPLSAECPPAGPGPGPEELLALRSAAAQLRRTALEQKERIRMDQETIRELTGKLSRCEGGLRNSPXPPAPPAAAAGLRAAPRPATMGHPPAEPPAVRELEEAVRALQDRIDRIEQELPARTNGSAPTTPALARDALHTKMEQLEEQLLSKILTLQKERQATSTDRSQQQHDIEKELNSLQNRVKELEHGPPGYSPPDAFKVTIPVQNNYMYARMKKSLPELYAFTICMWLKSKALAGLGTPFSYSVPSQANEIVLLEWGTNPLELLINDKVAQLPLSLKDKAWHHVCVAWTTRDGKWSAYQDGEQRAAGENLASWHAIKPQGIIILGQEQDTLGGRFDATQAFVGELAQFGVWDHMLAPAEILGLANCTSHLQGNVIQWDDQAVEVFGGAGKAGFTACEEGRKA, from the exons ATGCTGGCTTTCCTGGGGGCCATCATCTGCATCATCGCCAGCGTCCACCCGGCCGGcacggccgcgccg ccccccccccccgccgccgacaATGactcggccgccgccgccctcctgcccgccgccggcaccgggccGGGAGCGCTGCACGGCCCCGCCGAGGCTCTGGCCagcgccgggccgcgcctcccCGGGGGGGCCCCGCCGCTCTTCAGCCGCTTCGTCTGCACCCCGCTGAGCGCCGAgtgcccccccgccggccccggccccggccccgaggAGCTGCTGGCCCTGCGGAGCGCGGCGGCCCAGCTGCGCCGCACGGCGCTGGAGCAGAAGGAGCGGATCCGCATGGACCAGGAGACCATCCGGGAGCTGACCGGGAAGCTCAGCCGCTGCGAGGGCGGCCTGCggaactcccc ccccccggctccccccgccgccgccgccgggctccgcgccgccccgcgccccgccaccATGGGCCAcccccccgccgagccgcccgccgtgcgggagctggaggaggccgTCCGCGCCCTCCAGGACCGCATCGACCGGATCGAG caggagctgccagccCGCACCAATGGCTCGGCACCCACCACCCCGGCCCTTGCCCGTGATGCCCTCCACACCAAGatggagcagctggaggagcagctcctCTCCAAGATCCTGACCCTGCAGAAGGAGCGCCAGGCCACCAGCACCgaccgcagccagcagcagcacgaCATCGAGAAGGAGCTCAACTCCCTCCAGAACCGGGtgaaggagctggagcacg GACCACCAGGCTACAGCCCTCCCGACGCCTTCAAGGTGACCATCCCAGTGCAGAACAACTACATGTATGCCCGCATGAAGAAGAGCTTGCCGGAGCTCTATGCCTTCACCATCTGCATGTGGCTGAAGTCCAAGGCCCTGGCGGGGCTTGGCACCCCTTTCTCCTACTCTGTCCCAAGCCAAGCCAACGAGATCGTGCTGCTGGAGTGGGGCACCAACCCCCTGGAGCTGCTCATCAATGACAAG GTTGCTCAGCTGCCGCTGAGCCTGAAGGACAAGGCCTGGCACCACGTCTGCGTGGCATGGACCACCCGGGACGGCAAGTGGTCGGCATACCAGGACGGTGAACAGCGGGCTGCTGGCGAGAACCTGGCCTCCTGGCATGCCATCAAGCCCCAGGGCATCATCATCCTGGGTCAGGAGCAG GACACACTGGGCGGCCGCTTTGACGCCACGCAGGCCTTCGTGGGGGAGCTGGCACAGTTCGGCGTGTGGGACCACATGCTGGCGCCGGCGGAGATCCTGGGCTTGGCCAACTGCACCTCCCACCTCCAAGGCAACGTGATCCAGTGGGACGACCAGGCGGTGGAGGTCTTTGGGGGCGCCGGCAAGGCGGGCTTCACCGCCTGCGAGGAAGGGAGGAAGGCGTGA